A section of the Triticum dicoccoides isolate Atlit2015 ecotype Zavitan chromosome 7A, WEW_v2.0, whole genome shotgun sequence genome encodes:
- the LOC119330175 gene encoding polyamine oxidase 7-like encodes MKLSFVTAIAALVLLAAQHASLVAAGRGPRVIIVGAGMSGISAGKRLWDAGLRDLLILEATERVGGRMHKHNFGGLNVEIGANWVEGLNGDKVNPIWPMVNASLQLRNFYSDFDGVVGNVYKESGGLYDEEFVQKRMDRGDEVEELGGKLAAKMDPSGRDDMSILAMQRLFNHQPNGPATPVDMVLDYFRYDYEFAEPPRVTSLQGTEPTATFADFGDDAHFVADQRGFETLIYHIAGQYLRSDKSGNIIDPRVKLNKVVREISYNQRGVVVTTEDNSAYSADYVIVSASIGVLQSDLIQFKPQLPAWKILAIYRFDMGVYTKIFLKFPRKFWPTGPGKQFFVYASSRRGYYGMWQSFEQEYPGANVLMVTVTDVESRRIEQQPDNVTMAEAVGVLRNMFPDRDVPDATDIYVPRWWSNRFFKGSYSNWPVGVNRYEYDQLRAPVGGRVYFTGEHTSERYNGYVHGAYLAGIDSADILMNKVVNNVEFKVRPKYDDEQKAEVK; translated from the exons ATGAAGCTCTCGTTCGTCACTGCTATAGCGGCACTAGTGCTGCTAGCCGCACAGCATGCCTCCCTCGTCGCCGCCGGCAGAGGCCCCAGGGTCATCATCGTCGGCGCCGGCATGTCcg GGATCTCGGCGGGGAAGCGGCTGTGGGACGCCGGGTTGAGGGACCTGCTGATCCTGGAGGCGACGGAGCGCGTGGGCGGGCGGATGCACAAGCACAACTTCGGCGGCCTCAACGTGGAGATCGGGGCCAACTGGGTGGAGGGCCTCAACGGGGACAAGGTCAACCCCATCTGGCCCATGGTCAACGCCAGCCTCCAGCTCCGCAACTTCTACTCCGACTTCGACGGCGTCGTcggcaacgtctacaaggagag CGGTGGCCTTTACGACGAGGAGTTCGTGCAGAAGAGAATGGACCGCGGCGACGAGGTGGAGGAGCTGGGCGGCAAGCTCGCCGCCAAGATGGATCCCAGCGGCCGCGACGACATGTCCATCTTGGCCATGCAGCGCCTCTTCAACCA CCAGCCGAACGGGCCGGCGACGCCGGTGGACATGGTGCTCGACTACTTCAGGTACGACTACGAGTTCGCCGAGCCGCCGCGCGTCACCAGCCTGCAGGGCACCGAGCcgacggccaccttcgccgacttcgGGGACGACGCGCACTTCGTCGCCGATCAGCGGGGATTCGAGACCCTCATATATCACATCGCCGGCCAGTACCTGCGTTCCGACAAGTCCGGGAACATCATAGATCCTAGGGTCAAGCTCAACAAG GTGGTGCGTGAGATCTCCTACAACCAGAGAGGCGTGGTGGTGACTACGGAGGACAACTCAGCGTACAGCGCAGACTACGTGATCGTGTCCGCGAGCATAGGGGTCCTGCAAAGCGATCTCATACAGTTCAAGCCTCAGCTTCCA GCATGGAAGATCCTTGCCATCTACCGATTTGACATGGGCGTGTACACCAAGATCTTCCTCAAGTTCCCCAGGAAGTTCTGGCCAACGGGCCCCGGGAAGCAGTTCTTCGTCTACGCCAGCTCCAGGAGAGGCTACTACGGGATGTGGCAG TCGTTCGAGCAGGAGTACCCGGGTGCCAACGTGCTGATGGTGACGGTGACGGACGTGGAGTCGCGGCGGATCGAGCAGCAGCCCGACAATGTCACGATGGCGGAGGCCGTGGGCGTGCTGCGGAACATGTTCCCCGACCGGGACGTCCCCGACGCCACCGATATCTACGTGCCGCGCTGGTGGTCCAACCGCTTCTTCAAGGGCTCCTACTCCAACTGGCCCGTCGGCGTCAACCGCTACGAGTACGACCAGCTCCGG GCGCCGGTTGGCGGGCGGGTCTACTTCACCGGGGAGCACACCAGCGAGCGCTACAACGGCTACGTCCACGGAGCTTATCTTGCAG GTATAGACTCCGCGGACATTCTCATGAACAAGGTCGTCAACAACGTGGAGTTCAAAGTCCGCCCCAAGTATGACGACGAGCAGAAAGCTGAG GTTAAGTGA
- the LOC119331974 gene encoding uncharacterized protein LOC119331974, translated as MGGSMEEQLQVPAAAKKIAVPLKKHHPNLHVAHAGAGKGGGEAPAVMVTTPKAASQGPKHAHLLASPRACLCSPTTHAGSFRCRLHRAGLHEMGKKTSPGA; from the coding sequence ATGGGGGGCAGCATGGAGGAGCAGctgcaggtgccggcggcggcgaagaAGATCGCGGTGCCGTTGAAGAAGCACCACCCCAACCTCCACGTGGCCCACGCCGGCGCGGGcaagggcggcggggaggcgccggCGGTGATGGTGACCACGCCCAAGGCGGCGTCGCAGGGGCCGAAGCACGCGCACCTGCTGGCGAGCCCCCGGGCGTGCCTCTGCTCGCCGACGACGCACGCCGGGTCGTTCCGGTGCAGGCTCCACCGCGCCGGCCTCCACGAGATGGGCAAGAAGACCAGCCCCGGCGCGTGA
- the LOC119327395 gene encoding pentatricopeptide repeat-containing protein At2g22410, mitochondrial-like, with the protein MNPRHVLELLRQCRSIRHLDQLHAHLLVHGPSAEASLASQLVASYCALSGGAGDGGLCHARRLFDRVPDPDRFTYNSLIRAYSNSGCPQEALCLHREALRRGILPNEFTLPFVLKACSRARAAEHALATHGVAVKLGYVRQVFVGNALLHSYASAGSLRDSRRFFAEMAPDRNVVSWNTMIGGYAQAGETSEGCALFGEMRRQGVLADVFTFVSLLLVCSSEGNLEVGRLVHCHMLASGSRVDLILGNALVDMYGKCGDLWMARRCFDMMPVKNVVSWTSMLCALAKHGSVDAARDWFEQMPERNIVSWNAMISCYVQGGRFRETLGLYNRMKSLGLTPDEVTLAGVLSAHGQNGDLASGRMIHCYIEDSFRDPGVTLLNSLLDMYARCGQVDTSISLFTEMPNKNTISWNVIIGALAMHGRAQEAVKFFRAMVSDAFSPDEITFVGLLSACSHGGLLEDGRYYFKAMRHVYNVKPEVEHYACMVDLLGRRGHLAQAVDLIKDMPMKPDVVVWGALLGACRIHGNVEIGKLVIKQLLELEGINGGLFVLFSNLLYETHQWEDMKRLRKLMRERGTKKDMGVSSIEVNNSIHEFGVEDIRHETSSDIYAAVDQLAYHLVSLHVLAVQPVELIMEE; encoded by the coding sequence ATGAACCCCCGCCATGTCCTTGAGCTCCTGCGCCAGTGCCGCTCCATCCGGCACCTCGACCAGCTCCACGCCCACCTCCTCGTCCACGGCCCATCCGCCGAGGCCTCCCTCGCCTCCCAGCTCGTCGCCTCCTACTGCGCGCTCTCTGGTGGAGCCGGAGACGGCGGGCTCTGCCACGCCCGCCGCCTGTTCGACAGAGTTCCCGACCCGGACAGGTTCACTTACAACAGCCTTATCAGGGCGTACTCCAACAGCGGTTGCCCCCAGGAGGCGCTGTGCCTGCACCGCGAGGCCCTCCGGCGCGGCATCCTGCCGAACGAGTTCACGCTGCCATTCGTGCTCAAGGCGTGCTCCAGGGCGCGAGCCGCAGAGCACGCGCTGGCCACCCATGGAGTGGCTGTCAAGCTGGGTTATGTGCGGCAGGTGTTCGTGGGCAACGCGCTCCTGCACTCGTATGCGTCGGCCGGGTCGCTGCGGGACTCTCGGCGGTTCTTTGCTGAGATGGCGCCGGACAGGAATGTTGTGTCGTGGAACACGATGATTGGTGGATATGCACAGGCCGGGGAGACCAGCGAGGGGTGCGCCTTGTTTGGAGAGATGAGGCGCCAAGGAGTGTTGGCCGATGTGTTCACGTTCGTCAGCCTGCTTCTCGTTTGCTCAAGCGAGGGAAATCTTGAGGTTGGTCGGCTGGTGCATTGTCATATGTTGGCTAGTGGATCCCGGGTTGATCTGATTCTTGGCAATGCACTTGTGGACATGTATGGTAAGTGCGGGGATTTGTGGATGGCTCGTAGATGCTTTGACATGATGCCCGTGAAGAATGTCGTTTCGTGGACTTCCATGCTTTGTGCCCTGGCAAAACATGGCTCCGTTGATGCTGCGAGAGATTGGTTTGAGCAGATGCCGGAGAGGAACATAGTCTCTTGGAATGCCATGATCTCTTGCTATGTTCAAGGTGGCCGATTCCGTGAAACTTTGGGTCTTTATAACCGTATGAAATCTCTAGGTCTCACTCCAGATGAGGTTACCTTGGCTGGTGTCCTCTCTGCCCATGGACAAAATGGCGATTTGGCCTCTGGAAGGATGATACACTGTTATATTGAAGACAGCTTTCGTGATCCTGGTGTCACTCTACTTAATTCACTTCTTGATATGTATGCAAGATGTGGTCAGGTAGACACATCCATAAGCTTGTTCACTGAGATGCCCAATAAAAACACTATCTCTTGGAATGTGATTATTGGAGCGCTAGCCATGCATGGGCGTGCACAAgaggcagtcaagttcttcagagcTATGGTATCTGATGCCTTCTCCCCTGATGAGATCACATTTGTCGGTCTTCTTTCTGCATGCAgtcatggtggtctactagaagatGGACGGTATTACTTCAAAGCCATGAGACATGTTTACAATGTTAAGCCTGAAGTTGAGCACTATGCTTGCATGGTTGATCTGCTTGGTCGGCGTGGCCATCTTGCACAAGCTGTTGATCTGATAAAAGATATGCCAATGAAGCCAGACGTTGTGGTTTGGGGTGCATTACTTGGAGCCTGCAGGATCCATGGCAATGTAGAGATCGGCAAGCTAGTGATCAAACAACTGCTTGAGTTGGAGGGAATTAATGGAGGCTTGTTTGTCCTATTTTCTAATTTGCTGTATGAAACTCACCAGTGGGAGGACATGAAAAGGCTCAGGAAGCTAATGAGAGAGCGGGGAACAAAAAAGGATATGGGTGTTAGTTCAATTGAAGTAAACAACAGCATACATGAATTTGGAGTGGAAGATATCAGACATGAAACCTCAAGTGACATATATGCGGCAGTTGATCAGTTGGCATATCATTTAGTCTCTTTGCATGTCCTGGCTGTGCAGCCAGTAGAACTCATCATGGAAGAGTGA
- the LOC119332233 gene encoding pentatricopeptide repeat-containing protein At1g18485-like, whose translation MPATVHLAPLPHRAQPHASKPPPPPAKPVAPSLPQWNALLADHSRAGRHAAALALLPPLLAASEGLAPDRFTLPPAARSCGFLRGGAAATGRQVHALAAKLGLPGDPFVGNSLVSMYGRCGRVEDAEKVFGGIPDAARNLVSWNALMAALSGDPRRGLELFRDCLVALGGMVDEATLVTVLPMCAALGWSETGRAVHGLAVKSGWDAAARVGNVLVDMYAKCGELGDAERVFPEAPSVVSWNVMLGAYARNRETEAAFGLLRDMHMQIEENGSVPADEITVLSVLPACSGLPELARLRELHAFTVRRGLDATGDKVPNALVAAYGRCGRLLHADRVFAGIRSKTVSSWNALISAHAQQNSAAAIELFIQMTNACGLKPDGFSIGSLLMACADPKHLLHGKATHGFILRNGLEKDPIIRVSLLSAYIRCSRTEPLARMLFDAMEEKGEVSWNAMIAGYSQNGRPGESLQLFREMQSMEGHCSSVISATSVLMACSELSAVRLGKEMHCFALKADLCDDPFLSSSLIDMYSKCGFTDDARAFFDQLKARDAKVSWTAMITGYAVNGLGKEAVELYSKMRREGVEPDEFTYLGLLMACGHAGMLEEGLHFFEEMRNHRHKIEPKLEHYGCVIGMLSRAGRFADAVALMAEMPQEPDAKILSSVLSACHIHGEAELGSEVADRLLELEPDKAEHYVLASNMYAGSGRWNEMRKVRKMLRDTGVPKEPGCSWIDVAGKVYSFVAGENALPEMGEARRMWLSLEERIRETGYVPDTTVVLHELEEEEKVEALRWHSEKQAVAFGLLRTAAPATVRVFKNIRMCKDCHNAARLVSKVTGREIVVRDKKRFHHFRGGVCSCGEYW comes from the coding sequence ATGCCCGCCACCGTCCACCTCGCGCCGCTTCCCCACCGCGCACAGCCGCACGCAAGcaagcctcctccgccgccggcgaAGCCCGTTGCCCCGTCGCTCCCGCAATGGAACGCCCTCCTCGCCGACCACTCCCGGGCCGGCCGCCATGCCGCCGCCCTCGCGCTCCTGCCGCCGCTCCTCGCCGCCTCAGAGGGCCTCGCTCCCGACAGGTTCACGCTGCCTCCCGCTGCCAGGTCCTGCGGATTCCTCCGCGGCGGCGCCGCCGCCACGGGGCGCCAGGTCCACGCGCTCGCGGCCAAGCTCGGCCTGCCCGGCGACCCCTTCGTCGGCAACTCCCTCGTCTCGATGTACGGCCGGTGCGGCCGCGTCGAGGACGCCGAGAAGGTGTTCGGCGGAATTCCGGATGCGGCCAGGAACCTCGTGTCCTGGAACGCGCTCATGGCGGCACTCTCCGGCGACCCGCGGCGCggtctggagctgtttcgggactgCCTGGTGGCGCTTGGCGGGATGGTGGACGAGGCGACGCTGGTGACGGTGCTCCCAATGTGCGCCGCGCTCGGGTGGTCGGAGACGGGCAGGGCGGTGCATGGCCTCGCGGTCAAGTCCGGATGGGACGCGGCTGCGCGGGTGGGCAACGTGCTGGTCGACATGTACGCCAAGtgcggcgagctcggggacgccgAGCGCGTGTTCCCAGAGGCCCCGTCCGTCGTGTCCTGGAACGTGATGCTCGGCGCGTACGCGCGGAACCGCGAGACCGAAGCGGCGTTCGGGCTGCTGCGAGACATGCACATGCAGATCGAAGAAAACGGCAGCGTGCCGGCCGACGAGATCACCGTTCTGAGCGTCCTGCCGGCGTGCTCCGGCCTGCCGGAGCTGGCCAGGCTGAGGGAGCTGCACGCCTTCACCGTTCGGAGAGGCCTGGATGCCACCGGCGACAAGGTGCCAAACGCACTGGTGGCAGCCTACGGGAGATGCGGGCGCCTGCTCCACGCCGACCGCGTCTTCGCCGGCATCCGGAGCAAGACGGTGAGCTCGTGGAATGCACTCATCAGTGCCCACGCGCAGCAGAACAGCGCCGCCGCGATCGAGCTGTTCATTCAGATGACCAATGCCTGCGGGCTGAAGCCTGACGGGTTCAGCATTGGGAGCTTGCTCATGGCATGTGCCGATCCGAAGCACCTGCTCCATGGCAAGGCCACCCATGGATTCATCCTCAGGAATGGACTGGAGAAGGACCCTATCATCCGGGTCTCGCTCCTCTCGGCTTACATCCGATGCAGCAGGACGGAGCCTTTGGCTCGAATGCTGTTCGATGCAATGGAGGAAAAGGGTGAGGTTTCATGGAACGCCATGATCGCCGGGTACTCGCAGAACGGGCGACCCGGTGAGTCGCTCCAGCTCTTCAGGGAGATGCAATCCATGGAAGGCCATTGTTCATCAGTGATTTCAGCAACAAGTGTCTTGATGGCCTGCTCAGAGTTATCAGCTGTTCGATTAGGGAAGGAGATGCACTGCTTTGCCCTGAAAGCTGACCTCTGCGATGACCCATTTCTATCCAGCTCGTTGATTGACATGTACTCGAAGTGCGGATTTACGGACGACGCCAGGGCGTTCTTCGACCAGTTGAAGGCAAGAGACGCAAAGGTGTCATGGACGGCGATGATCACCGGGTACGCCGTCAATGGTTTGGGGAAAGAAGCTGTTGAGCTTTATAGCAAAAtgaggagggaaggggtggaacctGATGAATTTACCTACCTTGGTCTACtgatggcatgtggccatgccgggATGCTGGAGGAGGGGCTGCATTTCTTCGAGGAGATGAGAAACCATCGTCACAAAATAGAACCGAAGCTAGAGCACTATGGCTGCGTCATCGGCATGCTGAGCCGGGCAGGGCGCTTCGCCGACGCGGTGGCGCTCATGGCGGAGATGCCGCAGGAGCCCGACGCCAAGATACTGAGCTCCGTGCTCTCTGCCTGCCACATACATGGAGAAGCAGAGCTGGGAAGCGAGGTCGCTGACAGGTTGCTTGAGCTTGAACCCGACAAGGCCGAGCACTACGTCCTCGCCTCCAACATGTACGCCGGGTCCGGGCGGTGGAATGAGATGAGGAAGGTGAGGAAGATGCTCAGGGACACCGGCGTCCCCAAGGAGCCAGGCTGCAGCTGGATCGACGTCGCTGGCAAGGTGTACAGCTTCGTCGCCGGAGAAAACGCGCTCCCTGAGATGGGTGAGGCGAGGAGGATGTGGCTCAGCCTGGAGGAGAGGATCCGCGAGACCGGGTACGTTCCCGACACCACGGTCGTGCTGcacgagctcgaggaggaagagaAAGTGGAGGCGCTGCGGTGGCACAGCGAGAAGCAGGCCGTCGCGTTCGGGCTGCTGAGGACGGCCGCGCCGGCGACGGTGAGGGTGTTCAAGAACATCAGGATGTGCAAGGATTGCCACAACGCCGCCAGGCTCGtctcaaaggtgacagggagggagATTGTGGTTCGGGACAAGAAGAGGTTCCATCATTTCAGGGGTGGTGTCTGCTCCTGTGGGGAGTACTGGTGA